In one window of Bradyrhizobium sp. AZCC 1721 DNA:
- a CDS encoding PHA/PHB synthase family protein encodes MSDVNTETQAPKTFNAEAFAMNIAKAMETSGQALAAYLKPREDGEPKDKPPSEIGEVIKTFTKVAEYWLTDQQRAEALQARMGKAYLDLWGSAARRMAGEQAKPAIEPSPRDKRFKDPEWKSNLFFDFVLQLYLLTAQWAQELVKNAEGVDPHTRKKAEFYVQQITNAIAPSNFVLTNPEVLRETLASNGDNLVRGMKMLAEDIEAGRGMLRIRQSDPSNLEVGVNMATTPGKVIYQNELMQLIQYTPTTETVLRTPLLIVPPWINKFYILDLKPEKSYIKWCVDQGITVFVISWVNPDKELGKKTFDDYMKEGPLTAMDVIEKVTGEMKVHTAGYCVGGTLLASTLAWLAEKRRQRVTSATFFAAQVDFTHAGDLLVFVDEDQIATLEREMEARGVLEGSKMAMAFNMLRSNDLIWSYVVSNYLKGQPPSSFDLLHWNSDATRMPAANHSYYLRNCYLENRLSSGSMVLDNTLLDLSKVKVPVYNLATREDHIAPADSVLYGSQFFGGPVKYVLSGSGHIAGVVNPPDAGKYQYWTNDNIKDVTLADWMKNATEHKGSWWPDWLQWLEGLDAERVPARAVGSEEMPPIEDAPGSYVKVRA; translated from the coding sequence ATGAGCGACGTCAACACCGAAACCCAGGCTCCGAAGACCTTCAACGCCGAAGCCTTCGCCATGAACATCGCCAAGGCGATGGAGACGAGCGGCCAAGCGCTCGCGGCCTATCTCAAACCGCGCGAGGACGGGGAACCGAAGGACAAGCCGCCCAGCGAAATCGGTGAAGTCATCAAGACGTTCACCAAAGTGGCTGAATACTGGCTGACCGACCAGCAACGCGCCGAAGCTCTGCAGGCCAGGATGGGCAAAGCCTATCTCGATCTCTGGGGCTCGGCGGCGCGCCGCATGGCCGGCGAACAGGCCAAGCCTGCGATCGAGCCGTCGCCGCGCGATAAGCGCTTCAAGGATCCGGAGTGGAAATCGAATCTGTTCTTCGATTTCGTGCTGCAGCTCTATCTGCTCACCGCGCAATGGGCGCAAGAACTGGTGAAGAACGCCGAAGGCGTCGATCCGCACACGCGCAAGAAGGCCGAGTTCTACGTTCAGCAGATCACCAACGCGATCGCTCCGTCGAATTTCGTGCTTACCAATCCGGAAGTACTGCGCGAGACGCTGGCCTCGAACGGCGACAACCTCGTTCGCGGCATGAAGATGCTGGCCGAGGACATCGAGGCCGGGCGCGGCATGCTGCGCATCCGTCAGTCCGATCCGTCGAATCTCGAAGTCGGCGTCAACATGGCGACGACGCCGGGCAAGGTGATCTACCAGAACGAGCTGATGCAGCTCATCCAGTACACGCCGACCACGGAGACGGTGTTGCGCACGCCGCTCCTGATCGTGCCGCCCTGGATCAACAAGTTCTACATACTCGATCTCAAGCCGGAAAAATCCTATATCAAATGGTGCGTCGATCAGGGCATCACCGTGTTCGTGATTTCCTGGGTCAATCCGGACAAGGAGCTCGGCAAGAAAACCTTCGACGACTACATGAAGGAAGGCCCGCTGACCGCGATGGACGTCATCGAAAAGGTCACGGGCGAGATGAAGGTCCATACCGCCGGATACTGCGTCGGCGGTACCCTGCTGGCGTCGACGCTGGCTTGGCTCGCCGAGAAGCGGCGCCAGCGCGTCACCTCTGCGACGTTCTTTGCGGCCCAGGTCGACTTCACCCATGCCGGCGATCTGCTCGTGTTCGTCGACGAAGACCAGATCGCGACGCTGGAGCGCGAGATGGAAGCACGGGGCGTTCTCGAAGGCAGCAAGATGGCGATGGCCTTCAACATGCTGCGCTCCAACGACCTGATCTGGTCCTATGTCGTCAGCAACTACCTGAAAGGACAGCCGCCCTCCTCCTTCGACTTGCTGCACTGGAACTCCGACGCCACGCGGATGCCGGCGGCCAACCATTCCTATTACCTGCGCAACTGCTACCTGGAGAACCGGCTCTCCTCCGGCAGCATGGTGCTCGATAACACCCTGCTCGACCTGTCGAAGGTCAAGGTGCCCGTCTACAATCTGGCGACGCGCGAGGACCACATCGCACCGGCGGACTCGGTGCTCTACGGTTCGCAGTTCTTCGGTGGCCCGGTCAAATATGTGCTGTCCGGCTCGGGCCACATCGCAGGCGTGGTCAACCCGCCGGACGCGGGCAAGTACCAGTACTGGACCAACGACAACATCAAGGATGTCACGCTCGCCGACTGGATGAAGAACGCCACCGAGCACAAGGGATCGTGGTGGCCCGACTGGCTGCAATGGCTCGAGGGCCTCGACGCCGAACGCGTGCCCGCGCGCGCCGTCGGGTCCGAGGAGATGCCGCCGATCGAGGACGCGCCCGGCAGCTACGTCAAGGTGCGCGCGTAG
- a CDS encoding LL-diaminopimelate aminotransferase: MEDFYRIRRLPPYVFEKVNQAKAAARNAGADIIDMGMGNPDLPTPPHVLEKLKETLGKPRTDRYSASRGINGLRKAQAAYYGRRFGVKLNPDTQVVATLGSKEGFANVAQAITAPGDVVLCPNPSYPIHAFGFLMAGGVIRSVPSEPTPQFFEAVERAIIHSIPKPIALIVCYPSNPTAYVAELDFYKDLVAFAKKHEIFILSDLAYAEVYFDDRNPPPSVLQVPGAIDVTVEFTSMSKTFSMAGWRMGFAVGNERIIAALARVKSYLDYGAFTPIQVAATAALNGPDDCIKEMRDTYRRRRDALVESFGRAGWEIPPPQASMFAWAPLPKAFEGVGSMQFATLMVEKSGVVVSPGVAFGEHGEGYVRIAMVENEQRIRQAARGVRRFLESGIETLHNVVPLANRR; this comes from the coding sequence ATGGAAGATTTTTATCGCATTCGCCGTCTGCCGCCTTACGTGTTCGAGAAGGTCAACCAGGCCAAGGCGGCCGCGCGCAATGCCGGGGCCGACATCATCGACATGGGCATGGGCAATCCGGACCTGCCGACGCCGCCTCATGTGCTCGAGAAGTTGAAGGAGACGCTGGGCAAGCCGCGGACCGATCGCTACTCGGCCTCGCGCGGCATCAATGGCCTGCGCAAGGCGCAAGCCGCCTACTACGGACGGCGGTTCGGCGTAAAACTCAATCCGGACACCCAGGTTGTTGCGACGCTGGGTTCGAAGGAAGGCTTTGCCAATGTGGCGCAGGCGATTACCGCGCCCGGCGACGTGGTGCTGTGCCCCAATCCGAGCTACCCGATTCACGCCTTCGGCTTTCTGATGGCGGGCGGCGTGATTCGCTCGGTACCCTCGGAACCGACGCCGCAGTTTTTCGAGGCGGTGGAGCGCGCGATCATTCATTCGATCCCGAAGCCGATCGCGCTGATCGTCTGCTATCCCTCCAATCCGACCGCCTATGTCGCCGAGCTCGATTTCTATAAGGATCTGGTGGCGTTCGCGAAGAAGCACGAGATCTTCATCCTGTCGGATCTGGCCTACGCCGAGGTCTATTTCGACGACCGGAATCCGCCGCCCTCGGTGTTGCAGGTTCCCGGCGCAATCGACGTCACCGTCGAATTCACCTCGATGTCGAAGACGTTCTCGATGGCTGGCTGGCGCATGGGCTTTGCGGTCGGCAACGAGCGGATCATTGCCGCGCTGGCGCGGGTGAAATCCTACCTCGACTACGGCGCGTTCACGCCCATTCAAGTCGCGGCCACCGCCGCGCTGAACGGACCGGACGATTGCATCAAGGAGATGCGCGACACCTATCGCAGGCGCCGCGACGCGCTGGTCGAATCGTTCGGCCGGGCCGGCTGGGAGATTCCGCCGCCGCAGGCCTCGATGTTCGCCTGGGCGCCGCTGCCCAAGGCATTTGAAGGCGTCGGGAGCATGCAGTTCGCGACCCTGATGGTGGAGAAGTCAGGCGTGGTGGTTTCGCCCGGCGTCGCCTTCGGCGAGCATGGCGAAGGCTATGTCCGCATCGCCATGGTG